Genomic segment of Coffea arabica cultivar ET-39 chromosome 1e, Coffea Arabica ET-39 HiFi, whole genome shotgun sequence:
gtTGTCTCTTTTAATAAATCTCAAAGTGCTTTCTATTTCTTCTGACCCACATTAGCTTTAATTGAACTGATTCCCATTCGGAGGGAGACTGCAATGGCGACGCTATGGTTGCTACTGGGATTCTTGAGCCTCTTCGTTTTGTCGTCCTCCACTTGTCCTGATCATCAAAAGCAATCCCTTCTCCTGTTCAAATCAACCTTGCTTAACATCACTCGCACCACCAATGACTCCTCCTCCTCATCCGCATTTGGCTTAGAATCATGGAATTCAACGTCCGATTGTTGCCTCTGGGACAAGGTCACCTGTAAATCCAGCTCCTCCTCAACAGCACCCGTGGTGGTCGCATTGCTTCTCGATTCCCTCGTATCTACTGATCAGCCGGTTGTGGTTCCCTCCGCTGTCCTCACTCCCCTCTTTCGCCTGACTACCCTGATGCTGCTCGACGTCTCCTCCAATCACATACAGGGCGGAATTCCAGGTGACGGCCTGGCTAGTCTCACCAAACTGGTTCGTCTCGACATGACGCAGAATAACTTCAGCGGCAGCATTCCTCCGCAGCTCTTTCGCTTGAGATACCTGCAATATCTCGACTTGAGCGAGAACATGCTTTTGGGGGGTTTAAGTCAGCAAGTTGGATATCTTCGAGACCTGAGAACGCTGAAATTGGATGACAATTTTCTTGGCGGAAGAATCCCTGAGGAGATcgggaacctcactgagctccTGGAATTGTCTCTCAGCAGCAACTCCTTCTCTGGTAGAATCCCGGCGTCAGTTTCAAATCTAAGACAGCTTCAGGTCTTAGATTTGAGAGAAAATCTTCTGTCAGAGCAGATTCCCTCTGAGATTGGGGGCTTGTCCAACCTCTCTACTCTGGCCTTGGGCAAGAACAAGTTCGCTGGTGGAATCCCCCGCTCGATGCAAAACCTGAGCAAGTTGGAAACTCTTATGCTGGAAAACAACTTGCTCGCTGGAGAGATACCATCCTGGATTTTCGACATCAAGCCCCTCAATATCTTGTTTCTTGGGGGGAATGGCAATATGTTGGCCTGGAGCAACAATTCCGTGACAGCACCCAAATGCATGCTCTCTCAACTCTCTCTCCAATCTTGTGGTCTATCTGGAGAAATCCCACTCTGGatttcagcccaaaaggctctTGTCTATCTGGATTTGAGTAAAAATGAGCTTCGAGGAACCTTCCCACTCTGGCTAGCAGAGATGGATCTTGGAACCATTATTCTGTCAGATAACGAGCTGACTGGTCCTGTTCCCCATCGTCTCTTCCAGTCCTTGAGTTTATCCGTCCTCGACCTTTCACGAAACAATTTCTCTGGTGAGCTACCAAAAAATATTGGCGATGCTAACGAGATCATGCTTCTCATGTTGGCTGGAAACAGTTTTTCTGGGACAATTCCAAGTTCCATCTCTGATATTTATCGTCTGTTACTGTTGGACTTGGCAAACAACAGATTGTCTGGAGACACGTTTCCGGTATTTGACCCTGATGCCTTTCTTGCATACGTTGATTTCTCAGACAATGACTTCTCCGGTGAAATTCCCGTGTCCTTCTCGCAAGAAACCAGGATTCTTGCTTTGGGAAACAACAAGTTCTCAGGGAAATTGCCTCGGAACCTTACAAACTTGATCAAACTCGAGCACCTAGATGTCCACGGCAATGAAATTGGGGGGGAATTCCCAGAATTCATCATTGAAATGTCTAGCATGCAGATTTTGAATCTGAGAAACACTTCCCTGCAAGGTCCTATACCAAACAGCATGTCCAATCTCAAAGCTCTCCAAATTCTCGATTTGTCAGGAAACAGCCTCACCGGAAACATCCCGCCAGGGTTTGGAAATCTCGTTGGGATGATTGACACGCCAACtaaattttcatcaatttcaGGTGTCTTCACCTTTCCAGTCCAGTATATTGATTTAATTGTAAACTGGAAGAGATCAGTACAAGGGCTGTCATCAAACCCAAGCATCGACCTCTACTCTTTGCTGGACTTGTCAAAGAACCAACTTTCAGGCAAAATTCCAGCTTCATTAGGTAACCTGAAAGGCCTAAAGATATTAAACATCTCCTCTAATAGCCTGTCCGGCAATATACCAGACAGTTTCTGTGGCCTGGAGAATGTAGAAAGTCTAGACTTGTCACACAACAATCTCTCAGGTAAAATCCCACAATCTTTTGAGAAGCTGCAACAGCTCGCAATTTTGGATGTGAGCAACAACCACCTCGAGGGTCCAATTCCAAAAGGTGGCCAAATGGACACAATGAACGATCCAAAATATTTTGCTAACAACAGTGGTTTATGCGGAGTGCAGATTGGGTTGCCATGTCCGACGGAGCCAGTAAAGCCATCAGCACCAACTTCAGAAGACAATAGCGATGAGACTAACGAGCTAAGGTTTGCATGGGAAGGGGCCTGGTTTGGATTCCCACTTGGTTTTTGTTTATCAGTTATTGTCATACTTCTAACTGGCTGGTTTCCAGCGCGAGCGTTGTCCCCGGCTCGCCGCGGCCGCCGGAGAAGGCACGCACCAAGCAGGATCAGCGTTAGGCGGATAGGATCATAAaattcttccaaaaaaaaaagccccCAAAACCAACACAGCAAGTTTAGACTAAGAGGCCTCTTTCTCCGTATTGTTCCTCCATCAGTATAAACCGCTGCTAAAGAAAGAcagtaaaaattaaataaaagcaGCACTGTACATGATATCATGAATAAAGTAGTGCAGTCCTTCTGGAATAACAATTCTGATAGCAGATTTCAGCAAGCAAGGACCAAGATCATGGTCCCAAGTTAGTCGCATTGTGCCTGTCATTTTCGTTCTTGGCTACGAGTCAAAAAAGTGGATGATGACATGCAATGAAAATCAACCTCCAATATTTTGGTGATTAAACATCAATTGATAATCAGGATTCATGATGGGGACATTTTTATTTCTACCAAGGGGCTAGCTGCCTGCAAATGCTTTGCTCCACTACTCCTGTTGCTTGTGTTACCAAAGTAGCTTGACCAAACCATTGATTCAGTTAATGGGCTGTCGCGTCACAAATGACTCAGAATCACGTTCACCATAGCGTTTCTTTCTGGAAagcttaaacataaaaatacagTACAATTAAGCACAATTATATGTAAATTAAAACGTAGCTTACTTGTATTCCGGCAGCAGAGATTATCTTGTGCCAGTAGACATAAGAAGAGGTTTATCCTTGCAGTTTGGTATAATAATTATAGCCTGATGTTGGGAATCAGGAAAGCATTCGAAGCCAAAAAAGGGtacaaaa
This window contains:
- the LOC113697141 gene encoding receptor-like protein 46 is translated as MATLWLLLGFLSLFVLSSSTCPDHQKQSLLLFKSTLLNITRTTNDSSSSSAFGLESWNSTSDCCLWDKVTCKSSSSSTAPVVVALLLDSLVSTDQPVVVPSAVLTPLFRLTTLMLLDVSSNHIQGGIPGDGLASLTKLVRLDMTQNNFSGSIPPQLFRLRYLQYLDLSENMLLGGLSQQVGYLRDLRTLKLDDNFLGGRIPEEIGNLTELLELSLSSNSFSGRIPASVSNLRQLQVLDLRENLLSEQIPSEIGGLSNLSTLALGKNKFAGGIPRSMQNLSKLETLMLENNLLAGEIPSWIFDIKPLNILFLGGNGNMLAWSNNSVTAPKCMLSQLSLQSCGLSGEIPLWISAQKALVYLDLSKNELRGTFPLWLAEMDLGTIILSDNELTGPVPHRLFQSLSLSVLDLSRNNFSGELPKNIGDANEIMLLMLAGNSFSGTIPSSISDIYRLLLLDLANNRLSGDTFPVFDPDAFLAYVDFSDNDFSGEIPVSFSQETRILALGNNKFSGKLPRNLTNLIKLEHLDVHGNEIGGEFPEFIIEMSSMQILNLRNTSLQGPIPNSMSNLKALQILDLSGNSLTGNIPPGFGNLVGMIDTPTKFSSISGVFTFPVQYIDLIVNWKRSVQGLSSNPSIDLYSLLDLSKNQLSGKIPASLGNLKGLKILNISSNSLSGNIPDSFCGLENVESLDLSHNNLSGKIPQSFEKLQQLAILDVSNNHLEGPIPKGGQMDTMNDPKYFANNSGLCGVQIGLPCPTEPVKPSAPTSEDNSDETNELRFAWEGAWFGFPLGFCLSVIVILLTGWFPARALSPARRGRRRRHAPSRISVRRIGS